In one Silene latifolia isolate original U9 population chromosome 10, ASM4854445v1, whole genome shotgun sequence genomic region, the following are encoded:
- the LOC141608956 gene encoding uncharacterized protein LOC141608956 — MLTSLLIQVILMIFAPRRKSVGNGLLHFFMWLLYLSADAVALYTIGLISKNKFPGDSDRVNQGCQVAQNAELLAFWAPFLLLHLGGPDTITALALQDNELWHRHALQLVTQLGLTVYVFYRAFASKSVALLLPTMLMFIDGCVKYIERTCALYSASVENIRDSITRKPEETSPNYTRLMEEYYSAKSANIPVTLKDAGIRGESSTDESSYVTSSSDNWNDVKENDDMVRDAHNCYMKVQGLLADAYLSLKDREESRLFFLKKPASEAIRIIEIELNLVYDILYTKAFLLQRKQAYARVLCFLAVVTSLVLFSISYKRSNYQGLDVVVTFALLGGAITLDLCAAIMLVLSDWWIILISSDNTPKIMKSLMQSLHSLSRRVKKTSHNRWSESISRYNLLTCCFRETPSFMKYVFIERIKDLITGWIYVTSVPVDKQLVMKFIVDELKTKSSLAKDLEGAKEVCSSRGNLIFQNDYFLASEFLNPWTVDLDFDASVLTWHLATDICYYRYNLSDELPTNEEGDYRRVSKELSDYMSYLLLRQQALTSPVMGLSHFRFKDTCSEAKKYTKERLDPWFKHITTKIKKIIYELILPAKSKELDDGEREREEKLFKEFCEEAVKEAEFRSKIGVPKGDIANSVLFDACYLAERLKMFGDKQWEVTSKVWVELLSYTATRCSPRSHIAQLSRGGELITIVWLLMAHLGLGDRFMQSQGFRWTKLIIPK; from the coding sequence ATGCTCACAAGTCTCCTAATTCAAGTTATATTAATGATTTTTGCACCTCGTCGAAAAAGTGTCGGGAACGGTTTACTGCACTTTTTCATGTGGCTGCTATACCTCTCTGCCGATGCAGTTGCACTCTACACAATTGGGTTGATCTCCAAAAACAAGTTTCCTGGTGATTCGGATCGTGTTAACCAGGGATGCCAGGTGGCCCAAAATGCGGAATTACTCGCATTTTGGGCCCCATTTCTGCTATTACATCTTGGAGGTCCTGACACAATAACAGCTCTCGCTCTCCAAGATAATGAGCTTTGGCATAGGCACGCCCTTCAGTTGGTAACCCAGCTGGGTCTGACTGTTTATGTATTTTACCGCGCTTTTGCTAGTAAAAGCGTGGCTCTTTTGTTGCCAACTATGCTTATGTTTATTGACGGATGTGTGAAATACATTGAGCGAACATGCGCTCTGTATTCTGCCAGTGTCGAAAATATAAGAGACTCAATTACCCGAAAACCTGAAGAGACCTCGCCGAACTACACTAGGTTGATGGAAGAGTACTATTCCGCTAAAAGTGCAAATATTCCTGTTACTCTCAAAGATGCGGGAATTAGAGGCGAGAGTAGCACAGACGAAAGCAGTTATGTAACATCATCATCTGATAATTGGAATGATGTGAAGGAAAATGATGATATGGTAAGAGATGCACATAACTGTTACATGAAAGTGCAAGGCCTTCTAGCAGATGCTTACTTAAGCTTGAAGGATCGAGAAGAAAGTCGTCTGTTTTTCCTCAAAAAACCCGCTTCAGAGGCTATCAGAATCATTGAGATTGAGCTCAATTTAGTGTATGATATACTCTATACAAAAGCATTTTTGTTGCAAAGGAAACAAGCGTATGCTCGAGTACTTTGTTTTCTAGCGGTGGTGACATCCCTAGTGCTCTTCTCTATCAGCTACAAGAGAAGCAATTATCAAGGTCTCGACGTGGTTGTCACGTTTGCCTTGCTTGGTGGTGCCATAACCCTGGATTTGTGTGCAGCTATTATGCTTGTACTATCTGATTGGTGGATCATTCTCATATCCAGCGATAATACTCCAAAAATAATGAAATCTCTAATGCAATCGCTTCATAGTTTGTCGAGAAGAGTAAAAAAGACTTCTCACAATCGATGGTCTGAATCTATCTCTAGGTACAACTTGTTGACATGTTGTTTTAGAGAAACTCCGTCATTCATGAAATATGTATTTATTGAGCGAATCAAAGACTTAATCACCGGATGGATTTATGTCACAAGCGTCCCAGTTGATAAGCAACTAGTGATGAAGTTCATTGTTGACGAGTTGAAAACTAAATCAAGTCTAGCAAAAGACTTGGAAGGAGCCAAGGAGGTATGCTCATCTAGAGGAAACTTGATTTTTCAAAACGACTATTTTTTAGCTTCCGAGTTCTTAAATCCATGGACAGTTGATCTTGATTTCGATGCAAGTGTACTTACTTGGCACCTTGCTACCGACATATGTTACTATCGTTATAATCTAAGTGATGAACTTCCTACCAATGAAGAAGGAGATTATCGTCGTGTAAGTAAAGAGTTGTCTGATTATATGTCGTACCTTCTACTTAGGCAACAAGCACTAACATCCCCTGTAATGGGATTGTCACATTTTCGATTCAAAGATACATGTTCAGAGGCCAAAAAGTACACCAAGGAGAGGTTAGATCCTTGGTTTAAGCACATAACAACCAAGATTAAGAAAATTATATATGAACTAATTCTTCCAGCAAAATCAAAGGAACTGGATGATGGTGAGCGTGAAAGAGAGGAAAAATTGTTCAAGGAATTTTGTGAAGAAGCGGTAAAGGAAGCTGAATTTCGAAGTAAAATAGGGGTGCCAAAGGGCGACATAGCAAACTCGGTGTTGTTTGATGCATGTTATCTAGCTGAAAGACTGAAGATGTTTGGGGACAAACAATGGGAGGTAACAAGCAAGGTATGGGTTGAACTACTCTCTTATACAGCCACTCGATGTTCGCCGAGATCACACATTGCACAACTTAGCAGAGGTGGTGAGCTCATAACCATTGTCTGGCTACTTATGGCTCATCTTGGTTTAGGAGATCGTTTCATGCAAAGTCAAGGATTTCGATGGACTAAACTCATCATTCCCAAATAG